A window of the Henckelia pumila isolate YLH828 chromosome 3, ASM3356847v2, whole genome shotgun sequence genome harbors these coding sequences:
- the LOC140888373 gene encoding uncharacterized protein encodes MVTRRGIEANPEKVQAIISMSLPRNIQEVQRLTGNITPLARFISRSADKSLSFFKALRKTKNFECSYESEKAFQDLKAYLKQFPVLNKPTQGEELFLYLAVTPRAASSVLVRKEGINHQPIYFVSHALKGAELNYLTQKKLALALVITARKLRPYFLSHPITVLTNSALGKIAANPYASGRLVRWITELSEYYIKFEPRSAIKAQALDDFLAEIVQLDQEDLWRIFVGGSSSRNLGISRATLYSDSQLAIQQSNGKFGIKDDKLMKYANALDKAKERFTELNLELIPRAENIKADHLAHLASALSDQPDPIVSGRELVSQLETLDDILSHVPEWDWRHDIHKYLTTKELPSDNKKSKEIKRRALRFVMIDQILFKRSFSQQRSFSQPLLKYLGPDEANYV; translated from the exons ATGGTTACAAGAAGGGGAATTGAGGCCAATCCTGAAAAAGTGCAAGCTATCATCTCTATGAGTTTGCCCCGGAATATACAGGAGGTACAAAGATTAACAGGAAATATTACACCGTTAGCTCGGTTTATAAGCAGATCTGCGGACAAAAGCTTATCTTTCTTTAAAGCATTGCGGAAGACGAAAAATTTTGAATGTTCCTATGAAAGTGAAAAGGCCTTTCAGGATTTGAAAGCCTACTTAAAGCAATTTCCCGTACTGAATAAGCCCACTCAGGGGGAAGAACTGTTCCTCTATTTGGCTGTTACTCCTCGAGCAGCTAGTTCGGTCCTGGTCAGGAAGGAAGGAATAAATCATCAGCCCATTTACTTTGTGAGCCATGCCTTAAAGGGAGCCGAACTCAATTACTTAACACAGAAGAAGCTGGCCTTAGCTCTAGTCATCACAGCAAGAAAATTAAGGCCTTACTTCCTTTCGCATCCCATTACCGTACTCACTAATAGTGCTTTGGGAAAAATTGCAGCTAACCCATATGCATCAGGCAGACTGGTAAGGTGGATCACAGAACTGAGCGAgtattatattaaatttgaaCCCCGATCAGCCATAAAAGCTCAGGCCCTAGATGACTTCTTGGCAGAAATAGTTCAGTTAGATCAAGAAGATCTATGGAGGATTTTTGTCGGCGGGTCATCAT CACGGAATTTGGGAATTTCCCGGGCTACTCTATACTCCGATTCCCAATTAGCCATTCAGCAGAGCAATGGAAAGTTTGGGATCAAAGATGATAAGTTGATGAAATATGCCAATGCATTAGACAAAGCCAAGGAAAGATTCACCGAGCTGAACTTGGAGCTCATCCCCCGAGCTGAGAATATCAAGGCCGACCATTTGGCTCACTTAGCCAGTGCCTTGAGCGACCAACCTGACCCCATTGTTTCAGGCCGGGAGCTCGTATCTCAGTTGGAAACTCttgatgatattctatctcatgTACCAGAATGGGATTGGAGACATGATATACACAAATATCTGACCACGAAAGAATTGCCGAGTGATAATAAGAAATCTAAGGAGATAAAACGAAGGGCACTTCGTTTCGTCATGATCGACCAAATTCTGTTTAAAAGATCTTTCTCTCAACAAAGATCTTTCTCTCAACCTTTGTTAAAGTATTTGGGTCCCGACGAGGCAAATTATGTATAA